A single Cottoperca gobio chromosome 3, fCotGob3.1, whole genome shotgun sequence DNA region contains:
- the phka2 gene encoding phosphorylase b kinase regulatory subunit alpha, liver isoform isoform X2, whose product MRSRSNSGVRLDGYARLVQETILCHQNPVTGLLPASAQKKDAWVRDNVYSVLAVWGLGMAYRKNADRDEDKAKAYELEQSVVKLMQGLLQCMMRQVAKVEKFKHTQSTTDCLHAKYDTPTCATVVGDDQWGHLQVDATSIYLLMLAQMTASGLRIISNLDEVAFIQNMVFYIEAAYKVADYGMWERGDKTNQGIPELNGSSVGIAKAALEAIDELDLFGAHGGPKSVIHVLPDEVEHCQSILSSMLPRASTSKEIDAGLLSVISFPAFAVEDADLVAITKSEIISKLQGRYGCCRFIRDGYRCPKEDPSRLHYDPAELKLFENIECEWPVFWTYLILDGIFAGDQVQVQEYRDALEGILIRGKNGIKLLPELYAVPSDKVEEEYSNPHSVDRMAMGQLPHMWGQSLYILSCLLAEGFLAPGEIDPLNRRFSTNFKPDVVVQVCVLAESKEIQELLRDHGINAQTVSEVLPIRVMPARILSHVYVRLGNCKKLNLSGRPYRHIGVLGTSKFYEIRNRPYIFTPQFLDQRHFYLALDNQMIVEMLRTELAYLSSCWRMTGRPTLTFPITRSMLVEDVDAIDPCILATIRKLQDGYFAGARVQMSNLSSVQTTSFHTHLSFLDEENDDSLLEDDEDDDEYGEEYNNCGPSEGSKGQFDQYLTQLLHSTTTMCHLPPIQRGQHHVFSAEHTTRDILSFMAQVQGLNIPKSSMYLPVTPVKSKRHKALNLLEVPAHPQQGPHAKQHKPHSAADLHLPRDSQGNTDFAALVRQLKECPTLQDQADILYILYIMKGADWLVELSGPGQGGVNVRSLLEELYEQAGACREWGLIRYISGILRKRVEVLTEACTDLISHNKQLTVGLPPEPRERVITVPLPPEELNTLIYEASGQDISIAVLTQEIMVYLAMYVRSQPALFGDMLRLRIGLIMQVMATELARSLHCSGEEASESLMSLSPFDMKSLLHHILSGKEFGVERSMRPIQSTATSPAISIHELGHTGATKTERTGIHKLKSEIKQIFSGGLSLNSNVTSPRSTRCSSPSTPSGILSPVGPGPGDGQLHWEERQGQWLRRRRLDGAINRVPVGFYQKVWKILQKCHGLSIDGYVLPSSTTREMTEGEIKFAVQVESVLNHVPQPEYRQLLVETMMVLGLVADVDVDSIGGIIHVDRILHLANDLFLSDQQSHSASDYFLEKDPATGICNFFYDSAPSGSYGTMTYLSKAAITYVQDFLPSSSCLMQ is encoded by the exons ATGAGGAGTCGCAGTAACTCAGGAGTGAGGCTGGATGGCTATGCCAGGCTGGTCCAAGAGACTATCCTGTGCCACCAG aacCCAGTGACAGGACTTCTGCCCGCCAGTGCCCAGAAGAAGGATGCTTGGGTCAGGGATAATGTGTACAGCGTCCTGGCCGTGTGGGGGCTCGGCATGGCCTATCGCAAGAACGCAGACCGCGACGAAGACAAGGCCAAGGCCTATGAACTGGAacag AGTGTGGTGAAGCTGATGCAGGGGCTTCTGCAGTGCATGATGAGACAG GTGGCCAAGGTGGAGAAGTTCAAACACACCCAGAGTACTACAGATTGCTTGCATGCCAAATACGATACTCCCACCTGTGCCACGGTGGTCGGGGACGACCAGTGGGGTCATCTCCAGGTAGACGCCACCTCCATTTACCTGCTGATGCTGGCACAGATGACAGCCTCAG GTCTTCGCATCATCTCCAACCTGGATGAGGTGGCCTTTATCCAAAACATGGTCTTCTACATAGAGGCTGCCTACAAAGTGGCG GATTATGGGATGTGGGAGCGAGGTGACAAGACCAATCAGGGCATCCCCGAGCTCAACGGCAGCTCTGTAGGAATTGCTAAG GCAGCTCTGGAGGCCATAGATGAGCTGGATCTTTTTGGTGCCCATGGAGGGCCGAAGTCAGTGATCCATGTTTTGCCTGATGAGGTGGAACATTGTCAG tCCATCTTGTCCTCCATGCTGCCAAGAGCTTCAACTTCCAAGGAGATAGACGCCGGTCTTCTGTCCGTCATTTCCTTCCCTGCTTTTGCTGTTGAGGATGCTGACCTGGTGGCCATCACTAAGTCGGAAATCATAAGCAAACTGCAG GGTCGCTATGGCTGCTGTCGCTTCATCAGGGATGGATATCGTTGTCCTAAAGAG GACCCATCTCGGCTGCACTACGATCCTGCAGAGCTCAAGCTGTTTGAGAATATCGAGTGTGAGTGGCCCGTCTTCTGGACTTATCTCATCCTGGACGGTATCTTTGCCGGAGACCAAGTGCAG GTGCAGGAGTACCGTGATGCACTGGAGGGCATTTTGATCAGAGGGAAGAACGGCATCAAACTGTTGCCTGAACTTTATGCTGTACCTAGTGACAAG gtggaggaggagtaCAGCAATCCTCACTCAGTGGACAGAATGGCCATGGGGCAGCTGCCGCACATGTGGGGACAGTCGCTCTACATCTTGAGCTGTCTTCTGGCTGAG gGTTTCTTAGCACCAGGAGAGATCGATCCTCTCAACCGGAGGTTCTCTACAAACTTCAAGCCAGATGTTGTGGTTCAAG tttgtgttttagCAGAGTCGAAGGAGATCCAGGAGTTGCTGCGTGATCATGGGATCAACGCCCAGACGGTGTCAGAAGTTCTGCCCATTAGGGTCATGCCTGCTCGCATCCTGAGCCATGTCTATGTCAGACTGG GGAACTGCAAGAAACTGAATTTGAGCGGGAGGCCCTACAGACACATCGGAGTTCTGGGAACATCCAAATTCTACGAGATCAGAAATCGCCCTTATATATTCACCCCCCAG TTTCTGGATCAGCGGCATTTCTACCTGGCACTGGACAACCAGATGATCGTGGAGATGTTACGAACAGAGCTGGCCTATCTCTCCTCTTGCTGGAGGATGACAGGACGGCCCACACTCACTTTCCCCATCACCCGCAGCATGCTGG TGGAAGATGTAGATGCGATTGACCCGTGTATCCTAGCGACCATCAGGAAACTACAAGATGGCTATTTTGCTGGAGCGAG GGTGCAGATGTCAAACCTCTCCAGTGTCCAGACCACTTCCTTCCACACTCACCTCAGCTTCCTGGATGAAGAGAACGATGATAGCCTACtcgaggatgatgaggatgatgatgaataTGGAGAGGAATATAACAACTGTGGGCCCTCAG AGGGCTCAAAAGGCCAGTTTGACCAGTACCTCACCCAGCTCCTCCACAGCACCACCACCATGTGCCATCTTCCTCCCATCCAGAGGGGGCAGCACCACGTCTTCAGTGCTGAACACACCACCAGAGACATCCTGTCCTTTATGGCCCAGGTCCAAGGCCTGAACATACCCA AGTCTTCCATGTATCTGCCTGTGACTCCTGTTAAGAGCAAACGCCACAAAGCTCTCAACCTACTTGAAGTTCCTGCTCATCCTCAGCAGGGCCCACATGCAAAGCAGCACAAG CCCCACAGTGCTGCTGACTTGCACCTGCCTCGAGACTCCCAGGGCAACACAGACTTTGCAGCGTTAGTGAGGCAGCTGAAAGAGTGTCCGACTCTGCAGGACCAGGCCGACATACTCTACATCCTTTACATAATGAA AGGAGCTGATTGGCTGGTGGAGTTGTCAGGTCCCGGGCAGGGCGGGGTCAACGTGCGTTCCCTGCTGGAGGAGCTGTATGAACAAGCCGGAGCCTGCAGAGAGTGGGGACTCATCAGATACATCTCTGGGATACTACGCAAGAGAGTGGAGGTCCTCACTGAG GCCTGCACAGATCTGATTTCTCATAACAAGCAGCTGACTGTAGGTCTGCCTCCTGAGCCCAGGGAAAGAGTCATCACAGT TCCTCTTCCTCCCGAGGAGTTGAACACTCTCATCTATGAAGCCAGTGGTCAGGACATCAGTATAGCTGTACTCACACAG GAAATCATGGTCTATCTAGCCATGTACGTGCGCTCCCAGCCCGCTCTGTTTGGGGACATGCTCCGGCTCAGGATAGGACTCATCATGCAAGTGATGGCCACTGAGCTGGCCCGCAGCCTGCACTGCTCTG GGGAAGAGGCGTCTGAGAGTTTGATGAGTCTGAGTCCTTTTGACATGAAAAGCCTGCTGCATCACATCCTCAGTGGCAAAGAGTTCGGGGTGGAGAGGAGCA TGCGCCCAATCCAGTCGACAGCCACTAGTCCTGCAATCTCCATTCATGAACTCGGCCACACtggagccaccaagactgaacGCACAGGGATACACAAGCTGAAGAGTGAAATAAAACAG ATCTTCAGCGGAGGTCTTTCCTTGAATAGCAATGTCACTTCTCCTCGCTCTACG CGCTGCAGCAGCCCCTCCACCCCCAGTGGGATCCTGTCCCCAGTGGGGCCCGGTCCAGGAGATGGACAGCTGCATTGGGAGGAGAGACAAGGCCAGTGGCTGAGGAGACGCAGGCTGGACGGAGCGATCAACAGAGTGCCGGTTGGGTTCTACCAGAAGGTGTGGAAGATCCTGCAGAAGTGCCACGGCCTGTCCATTGACGGATATGTGTTGCCCTCTTCTACCACAAGAGAG ATGACGGAGGGAGAGATCAAGTTTGCGGTGCAGGTGGAGTCTGTCCTGAATCACGTCCCTCAACCAGAGTACCGGCAGCTGCTTGTGGAGACTATGATGGTGCTGGGCCTGGTAGCCGACGTGGACGTGGACAGCATCGGTGGCATTATCCACGTGGACCGCATCCTGCATCTGGCCAATGACCTCTTCCTCAGTGACCAG CAATCCCACAGTGCCAGTGATTATTTCCTTGAGAAGGACCCAGCGACTGGAATCTGCAACTTTTTCTACGATAGCGCCCCCAGTGGCAGCTATGGCACCATGACCTACCTGTCCAAGGCGGCCATCACTTATGTCCAAGACTTCCTGCCAAGCTCCAGCTGCCTGATGCAGTGA